The Fusarium keratoplasticum isolate Fu6.1 chromosome 4, whole genome shotgun sequence genome contains the following window.
GGCGATAGGCTGAATGAGGCGACGAGTAGGGTTCAGCATCAGATGGATCGGATTCCGACGCATTGGGTTGGGGTTAGGTCTGAGGCTGGGGCCATGAGGGATCAAGTTTACGGGAATGGAGGAATGTGGATTCAGAGGTGAAGATCGTCTGCCTGTGAGTCCTGGACACGAATGGGAGATTGCAAAACTGGAGCATTATAAAGTTTGTAATATATGAATTCGTACTTGCTATGGCGAGTCCTGAACTGAGTGGCATTTCCACTAGGTGCATCTACCGGTTCTCTAAGAAGAGACGATCACAATTGGTTGAGAAGCTAACCATGGCCTGGCTAGCACTCTATGATTGTACCTGGTTCTATATCAGATTCCATGCATGGCTTTTATTTGTGGATAAAGGCTATGTCTGGTTTATttgatgtcgtcgtcgccccATGAACGGCAAATTGCCTCTACGGCAATGCAGAATAAAGCTTTCTTCTTTGGTTGCCCCAGTTGATGTCACTCCTCTATGATCATTGCCGATACTGCTTCGCTGGTCTCATCTCTTCAATGCCCCGTCTAAGAGCGCCTCTAGGCTGCTACGACGCAGGTAGTCTGCCGGCAGTGAGGAGCTTCCCCAATGGACGCGACCTGGCTGGGGGCACTCTACAGTCTCGGTTCATCTCGAAGCTGTGCTTGACTGGCTCGGCTACAAGATCATCGGTAACCCCGTAACCCCTCGATACAGATTAATAAACTACAGACAGGGTTGTTGAGTTTATTCCCCAAGACGAGCCTCGGCTCGGTAAGGCGCCTCGGCACCCCAGATCTTGGATCGCGGGGTAAACCACCATTTATAGCCACATCGCAGCGTGTGGGGGCATCCCATCAAGTGTGTGTCTATTATATCTCCCTATTCTCAAGAGACTCAATTGTATCAATTATCCATCACAGTGATTTGCATTTTCACAAGATGAGTACGAGCGACAGACCTGTAAAGAACGCCTCGGGGCGATACGACAATGTCGACTTTAAcaaggctgctggctttGAGTATCCTCCGATGAAGTGCTCTTACAACCGTCGCGATGTGCTACTATTTGTAAGTTAATTTACTCTCATCAACTCATAAACAGACCGCTGACCAAGTTCCAGGCCAATGCCATTGGCGTCAAACAAGCTGAGCGACACTTCTTGTTTGAGCTCCACCCCAAGTTTGCTGCTTTTCCCACTTTCCCCATCAATCTCGCTTTCAAGCAGACTTCTCAAGATGTCATCGACTTCATCGCTAGTATGAGTTCAACAAACGTGCCTGGAGTCCCGCCGTTTGATGCTCAGAAGTCGGTGGATGGGGAGAGGGGCATTGAGATTCTCAAGCCTTTGCCTGTTAGCTCTGATGGACTTGATTTGGAGGTTCGGAACAAGGTCATTGGTGTTTACGATAAGGGTAAGTCCTTTAGTGATTGGTGTTCCGTACGTTTCATTCGTGAGCTAACTATCTGCAGGCGGGGCCATGATCCTCGACGCTGAACAGCAGCTCGTAGATACCAAGACTGGCACTGTCTACGTCAAGATGACCTCGATGGCCTTTGGAATGGGTCAAGGTGGCTACGGTGGTCCTCGAGGTCCCTCCAAACCAACCCCAAAGATCCCCAATCGTGCACCAGATGCTGTTTCCACCTTCCAGACAACACCCGAAGTTGCACTTCTCTATCGCCTATGCGGCGACTACAACCCCCTCCACGCCGACGAAGCCTTTGGTAAGCGCGCTGGCTTCAAGGGAACCATTCTCCACGGCTTGGGGACGTGGAACATTACCGCTGTGCAAGTGCTGAGGGAGCTTGGTGGCTCTGATCCTACTAGGTTCAAGAAGTTTGGCGCTAGGTTCAAGAGCGCTGTGTATCCTGGAGATGAGCTTGAGACGAGGATGTGGATTGTTGGGTCTAGTGATGGGGCGGATGATGTCTTGTTTGAGACTGTTGTGAAGGGGGATGGGCGTGTGGCCTTGTCGAATGGCTATGCACGTATTGCTCACGAGGGGAGTAAGCTGTAGATCTAGGTTTCAAGTGGCAGGGTAATGTCTAGATTCTCTTTCcgtataatatttatagtgCCTCCATTGAGTGTCTGCTCTGCCCTGTACTAGGCTGCCATGGACTGCAGTTGTGTTGATCGAGGCACGTCTGGACTGCCCAGCTCAAGTCTAAATATGTGAAGGAAACCACTTTGggtctctcttctctttatACGCGGCCAAACCCTCACTCGCATTCTTGCTTCGCAGCATCGCCTCACCCCAGAGTTCTTGGCCCCTCATGGTCGCCCGACTCACGCCCGTCTCCCACACCTCTCTTGCAGCCAACCTCGAGATGATGACGCTGTCGGGACTGTGGCTGGCAATCTCACTCGCATAGTCCAAGGTCCTCTCCAACAACTTGTCCTGAGGCAcaatctccttgacaagaCCCCATTGAACTGCTTCCTCGACGCCCAGCACTCGACCGGTGAGGATGAGATCCATGCACCGGTGGTTCCCAAAGAGAAGCATGGCTCGGGGTAAAGCTCCAGCCAGAGCAGAGACACCCCGGAGGACTTCTGGGAGCCGGAATGTTGCGTTGGGAGAGGCAAAGATGACATCGGCGTTCAAGACGATCTCAAACCCACCACCTGAGCTGTTAGCTTTTCGGCTTAGCTGATTGACATAATATCTCACCATGCGCGTGGCCGTTGCAGGCGACTATAATCGGCTTCCTGCCTGTCCGATTCGTCATCCCAGCAAACCCGCCTGAAGGAAACTCAAGCGAGACATCCTTCGACTTGACCATGCCGAGCCTCTCCTTTAGGTCCATCCCCGAACAAAACGCCTTGTCACCAGCACCCGTGAGGACCGCGCATCGCAGCTCCGGCTCGGCGTCGTACCATTTCCACAGGGCGCCGAGTTCGATGGTGGCCTCTATGGGGAGACAATTACGATGTTCTGGCCTGTTGAGGGTGACTTGGAGGATGTTTTTGCGGGGGAAGCTTATGATGCTGTCTTGGACGTGGGGGTACGGGTGTTGGATCCACGAGGGGATGGGGTTTGTTGTTGGAGGTGTTGTCATGATGAGATTGAGTTTGGAATGGGAGACAAGATTGCTTagagatgaggatggcctGGTATTAGTTGTCTTTCGAGATTGACGCTTTACCTCACGGCCCCCCTCCCTGGCTACTTCACCTCGGCTGCTCGTGATGGAGTCAGCGGCAATAAGCTCGACAACCCTGGCCATCCCTTCTTGTTATGGCCATTAGCTCCCATGACCCATGTCACTTCCCCGCGACCCCGGATTCCCGGCGTGGGGCATCATGGTTGCTACAATTGACGATACTCTTTCTCGCCATTGGTGTATTGAGCTTTATGTCATGGTTGGGAGATACATGGGATTTGTCTACTCTTTCTATTCTGCCAATTCACTGTCAAGGACCAGGTGTTGCTGGTATTCTAGGCCAGCTTGGTTTCTGGCAATCTCCACCCGCTTTCTGTCGTAAACTTGAGAACTGGCTAGCAAGAGTCGACAACATAGAACCTCTCAGCAGCAAGCCTGTCACATACGGCCATAGGCGCTAGAGAAtacgggatcccgtccgctctccctTAGTCAAACTGGCGACCGCTGGAGTAGTAGTcgggtcggtgacgaccgGCGAATGCCCggtgttgtatgtttttGTCTTTCCTTTTTGCTAGTAGTTGGAATAGTTGGTGTAACGTTACCTGAAGGTTGTTATAGCTGCTGTATTGTCAACGTGGATGAAGTACAGCTGGATCGCGAAGGGCTCTGTTGAGGCCTTGCTCTAGATTAACTGGGACACAAAACAAGACATGTAATGGGCTAGCTAATTAAGGAGTCCCCATATACTCTTTAATTGTTGCTCGTTATCTGCTTTTCAGTTTCTGGCTGGGAGCCGTTCGCCGTAACTGAATGGCCGTTAGTAAATCGCGAGGTCCGCAAGCAGAGAAGGGTCTCACTGACATAGATCTCAACCCCCACAGCGTGAAGTGTGAAAGCAGTCCAGCCCCCAAACAGATACCCGTATCGCAACGCGACAGCCATTCCTGGTAGATCATTGAAGTCCCAGTTTGTTCTTACGAGGACCTCTTGCCCTGGGTCTTCCCCTGCTAGATACAAGGAGCAGTTCGAGTATAGCGGCTTTGTTCCATCTGGGTTGAACTCGTCCAAGTACTCGATCACGGCACACTGGAGAGGTCGAAGCAACCATCCTCGCTGGCCGACGATGATTGCCACTGCGATGAGAATAATTCTCATACTTATAATGGCACCCGCCTTGGGCATGTTAGTCCATGTCTCGGTATATAACGGAGAGCAAAGGAAGCACTAACATAGAACCAACCTCTGAGCATCCAGGCTCGATGTTGATCGAATTGTCGCTTCTTGATGCTGACAAcacccatcaccatggcGGTGATAAACGATAAGCCTATGATCCAGGTCCCGATTCGGGCTGAGAAAGGCCCGCCCATGGCACGCTTCTCAATAATGAGAGCACCAACAGTACCCAAAGCTGATAGTCCAAGTATCACGTATCCATTGATACGGTGGTACTTGGCCAAGTGCGGTCGCCGACTCGCCGGTACAAACTGCCAGCCGACCAAAGCACCGGCCGGCAGGAACGTGGCAAGATGCAACCTCATTGCAACCTTGTTGATCCCTGGTCTTCCAAACCAATAGCATTCCCCCGGTGTTGCCCATGGATCCTTGCCGCAAAAGACATTGTCGATGTCGATGAATGGGAGTTGTAGTATGGAGAAGAGCGACATGGCCCCACCGAAGAGAATGAAGAGGGCCAGCGATCTGCCTCGGGAGAAGCCGAGGGCTTGTCTGAGAGTAGGCATATTGATCACGAGTTTTGTTGCGAATTTTAGAGGGAAGGAATTGAAACGTGCTTGGGAAGTTTTGGCATACTTGTTGGCCAATCCATTGTGCTGACGTGAGCGGCCAACCCTCCTTGCTAATACGCCAGAGCTAATGTTTCCCTCCAGGTTTACGATCCATGCCAAAGTAGTAGAATTTCGCAGTATGACGGTACTAATAAACAGATGAGTAGTTGTTTAAATCCTTGATATTTGGCGCTCGTTATCCATCCTCATCTATACAAGAAGCTAAGATCATAAGGATGTAGCAGACAAATGGTGTTTGCAGCCACAACGTTGGACTGTTCAACCTGCTTATATCCCCGGCTCACCTGTATGATAAAAGAGTCACAACCTTGGCCTTAATAGTTGCCATCCTATTCCAATCTATACTTAGCAGGGGCAGACTCGCTTTGTCTCCGGCCCTCAACCTCCAAATTCATCCGAACCGgctctcttcctccgagCTCCCGCCACCCAGGTCCGTCTTCAGTTCCCGGAAACGTTGTATAACAGATTGGCTCCTCTCTATAAGCTCCGGCTCCCGAAACGACTCTTGATCCAAGTCTCTACATCAAACGACACGTGGCCTGGCCGTTGCCCCGGCGGCAACAGATGACTCGATAGTCGTCAATGCTGACAACTTGGACGGTAGTACCGAGTGCCTCATGCTTTTATTCCAGCCAGAAGATTCATGGCGAAGACTTAGACGTTCCATGGCCGTCAGACGCGAGATTGTTTGGTTCATAGCCTGCTGAGAGTAATAGTCTGACTACCGCATCCGATGAGCATGCTCATAGCCATGGCGGTGACGGGGATGGGTTATGGCTGTAGATGCCAAGTAGAAACTTATACTTGATAGCATAGAAGAAGAGTGGTCGACATTGGAATTCTGATTCACATATCTCTGCGACTGGGAGCAAACGCGGGTGCTCCCTGACTCCCTGAGGTAGTTTGCTGCGCTATCATTAGCGGCCAAGGCGAGCGTGGCGTACGAGAACTGATCCATGAGGTTATGATGGGCATCTACCAGATCAGAAAGGCGCATACTCTGGCTGGTGAGGTTTGGGTGGGCGAAGTCTTGGGTGTGGAGCAAGTCGAGGaacggcatcatcctccagaATATGTTTTCCCTACTTAAGGGGGCATCGCGGTCCGCCTTCGAGCCCCAGCGAACGCCGTCTCGGAGGTATGAGAGAGTCTGAGCATCACACGGAGCTTGCTTGTGTAGGCTCTGCATGGCAAGGTGTAGTCTAATGAGTGACAGGTCCATGGCTGCGTCGAATTCGCTGCTTGCTTTCATCCTGAGACAGTGAAGTTTCCACACCCTCTTGTCCCTGAGGAACTCGAACACAGTGCGATGCATAAAGCCCACCTCCATGTTGACCCGGCCGTCATGTTCGGGGCCACAGAAGCAGAACTTCGGCTTGAAGTCAGTAGTGCGTCGTTTGACAATCTCGAGAAGGCCCCCGCAATGGCTTCTCGGCCGGCCTTCGAGACGTTTTCACAAGCTGACCTTTGTCTCCTCTGGCCAAACTTCAATAGGGGGTGGCTTGAGGTCATAGTCGGCGACTAATGCGAGGCCAAGGATAGTTGCCACCAACTTTGGTCTACTCCCGTGCCCCTTGTTCTGCGTAGCATAGCTGCAAGAGCCTTGCGGGCAGGGGTTCGCAGCAGCATCGCTGCAAGAGCCATTCGCGAGGGTCGTCCTCGTACAGCCTGCTCATATCTGGGTGTATGCTAATGACATCTTCGAAAAATGCATATATGTCGGCCGGTCTCAAGTCTGGAAGGTCAAGCTGTGGTAATCCCCTGAAAGCTGCGGCACAATCCGGAGTCGGCCTACTGGAAACAATGACCTTGACGTTCTGACCGGCAGCGAGACGTTTGATGAACGATATGCCGTCCTGGCAGTTTCCGAGATactcgtcgaggccatctaTGAATAAGCAGAATCGTCCGAGATCAGGGGAGGTTGAGATGACTCTGAACGCCTTTTCCGCCTCGGCGGGGGATGGAGACGCGATCGTGTCCCGGTCGTCATATGCCTCCCTCCACATGGCCGGCAGGGCTTTGGGAATGAGTTTCTGATGAGAGGAGAAGATTTTGTACAGAAGCGCTCTGGAAAGACCGTCTTGTGTCTTCTGTTCAGGCGTTCCAAGGTACCAAAAAAAGAAGTCGGCCATTGTGCATGGGCTATCACCGGCCCATTCCGACAGGAGAGTTTTCGTCACGCCCGAGGAGGAAATGTGCTTCATGAGCGTCGACTTGCCGCTTCCCGCCTTTCCTGATATCCAATAAATACCGGTGCCAGCCCGGAGCCAGTGAGATAGGCCATCCCAAGGCTGGTCGTCCGCCGGAGGCTTCGGAGCCCATCTAAATGTTTGAAGGCACGCAGCAGCGATGGTTTCCCTTCGATCATCGATCATTCTGAACCAGAGTGTTGAAAGGATACGCTCAGTGCACCTGCGGTTGATGATTTCTCGTGTGGGCTCGGCGATGGTCGTCAAATGATCTGTTGCTGCTTGCATAAGTGCCTTCAGATGGCCAAGGTCGCGGATCACCTCTAGATCCTTACTAGCGTTGGCTTCCGAGGTAGGCAGGACAGCGTCTCTGAGCATTGTGGTGTAGCGCGCCAGTTCCGCAACAAATTTTCCGAATTTCTCATTGTCCTGGATTACCCAGCGAGgtttctccttctccgcaGCGTCTAAAGGATCTTCTACGGCGCTTGGGTCTCCCCTTGCACGCGTGGGCCGGTTCCACAAGCTCGAGCTGGCGCCAGGATTGCCAGATGCAAGTCCCAGCCTGTCCAAAGATGGACCACAGATGGTTGGGATGTGATCCCGAGTATCAGTTGGCGTTAAGAGCCCGCCACGGCGGCTGATCCCATATACTTGTTCCATCCGTGAGGTATCTGCAAGAAGGTCACGAATGCGACCCAGCACTGTTGTGACGGAGTCTTGGGTGTCAGGGTCTTTCAGGCGCGGGTCGAAGTTCTCTTGAAGAAGATTGACTGTTTCGGCCCATTGAAGTAGAATGTACTTCTCGATGTCGAGTTTGATGGCGAGAATATTCGTATCACGCCCTTGATCTTGCGAAGCAGCGATGCGGTAGAACAGCTCAATGACCTCTCTAAAGGCATCTCTAGGCCTATCGGTCTTGATGCAGAACGATAGCAGAGCCTTGGCCGCGGAGGCTGCCGTTGCAGCGGCAAACGGTTGCCACTTTTCGTTTTTGTGACTATCAGCGTAGTCGCAAACccccttgacgatgatgcaTGGGAGCTGGTCCCATACGCCAGCgccctccatctcgaacGCAATcacgccttcttctttggagAGCCTGTCCCGTTCTGCTGCAGACTTGATCACCTTGTCCCCCGATGCGACAAGCCCGATGTGCACGGTGGGATGCTGGGCGGTAGCTTCACCCTCCTGTTCTGCCCGTTGCTTGGCCCGTAGTCGTTCCCTAGTAACAATAGGCCCGTTACTACATCCAAGTTTCGCACACGACGA
Protein-coding sequences here:
- a CDS encoding MaoC-like domain-containing protein; this translates as MSTSDRPVKNASGRYDNVDFNKAAGFEYPPMKCSYNRRDVLLFANAIGVKQAERHFLFELHPKFAAFPTFPINLAFKQTSQDVIDFIASMSSTNVPGVPPFDAQKSVDGERGIEILKPLPVSSDGLDLEVRNKVIGVYDKGGAMILDAEQQLVDTKTGTVYVKMTSMAFGMGQGGYGGPRGPSKPTPKIPNRAPDAVSTFQTTPEVALLYRLCGDYNPLHADEAFGKRAGFKGTILHGLGTWNITAVQVLRELGGSDPTRFKKFGARFKSAVYPGDELETRMWIVGSSDGADDVLFETVVKGDGRVALSNGYARIAHEGSKL